From the genome of Duffyella gerundensis, one region includes:
- a CDS encoding RNA polymerase sigma factor FliA — protein sequence MNDFYTADGVMDKHSLWQRYIPLVRHEALRLQVRLPASVELDDLLQAGGIGLLNAVERYDALQGTAFTTYAVQRIRGAMLDELRSRDWAPRSVRRNAREVSGAMHRVEQSLGRAATEQEVAQQLDVSLEEYRQMLLDTNNSQLFSYDEYREEHGDSAELVTEGHEEANPLHQLMEGSLRERVIEAIEALPDREKMVLTLYYQEELNLKEIGAVLDVGESRVSQLHSQAIKRLRARLTGAR from the coding sequence GTGAACGATTTCTATACCGCCGATGGAGTAATGGACAAGCACTCGCTGTGGCAGCGCTACATCCCGCTGGTGCGCCACGAAGCGCTACGCCTGCAGGTGCGTTTGCCCGCCAGCGTAGAGCTGGATGATTTATTGCAGGCTGGTGGGATTGGCTTATTGAATGCCGTTGAGCGCTACGACGCGCTACAGGGCACAGCCTTTACCACCTATGCCGTGCAGCGTATTCGTGGCGCGATGCTGGATGAATTGCGCAGCCGCGACTGGGCACCCCGCAGCGTGCGTCGTAACGCGCGTGAGGTCTCCGGTGCCATGCATCGCGTTGAGCAGTCCTTAGGGCGGGCGGCAACCGAGCAGGAGGTGGCTCAACAGCTGGATGTTTCGCTGGAAGAGTACCGGCAAATGTTGCTCGACACGAACAATAGCCAGCTTTTCTCCTACGACGAATATCGTGAAGAACACGGCGATAGTGCGGAGCTGGTGACGGAAGGGCATGAAGAGGCAAATCCGCTTCATCAGTTGATGGAAGGGAGTCTGCGTGAACGTGTCATCGAAGCGATCGAAGCCCTGCCCGATCGCGAAAAGATGGTGCTGACACTGTATTACCAGGAAGAACTGAATCTGAAAGAGATTGGCGCAGTGCTGGACGTGGGGGAATCACGGGTCAGCCAACTGCACAGTCAGGCGATAAAACGTCTGCGTGCCCGGTTAACGGGAGCGCGCTGA
- the tcyJ gene encoding cystine ABC transporter substrate-binding protein: MNFSLARRHLVMGAVALALVAGVNVKTHAAENLLNKVKERGTLLVGLEGTYPPFSFQDENGKLTGFEVEFAEQLAQHLGLKASLKPTKWDGMLASLDSKRIDVVINQVTISADRKKKYDFSTPYTVSGIQALTRKDKAGSVNKPEDLASKKVGVGLGSNYEQWLRENVKGVDIRTYDDDPTKYQDLRSGRLDAILVDRLAALDLVKKTGNTMAVAGPAFSRQESGVALRKGNDDLLKAIDQAIAEMQKDGSLSKLSQKWFGADVTK; encoded by the coding sequence ATGAACTTTTCTCTGGCTCGTCGCCACCTGGTGATGGGAGCAGTTGCGCTGGCGCTGGTTGCCGGTGTGAATGTGAAAACGCACGCGGCTGAAAACCTGCTTAACAAGGTCAAAGAGCGCGGCACGCTGCTGGTCGGTCTGGAAGGCACTTATCCGCCGTTCAGCTTCCAGGATGAAAACGGTAAGCTCACCGGTTTTGAGGTGGAATTTGCCGAGCAGCTGGCGCAGCACCTTGGCCTGAAGGCGAGCCTGAAGCCAACCAAATGGGATGGCATGCTGGCGTCGCTGGATTCCAAACGCATCGACGTGGTGATCAATCAGGTGACCATCTCCGCCGATCGTAAGAAAAAATATGACTTCTCCACGCCATACACCGTTTCCGGTATTCAGGCACTGACGCGTAAAGACAAAGCGGGCAGCGTGAACAAGCCGGAAGATCTGGCCAGCAAAAAAGTGGGCGTAGGTCTCGGCTCGAACTATGAGCAGTGGCTGCGCGAGAACGTGAAGGGCGTCGACATCCGTACCTACGATGATGACCCAACCAAGTATCAGGATCTGCGTTCTGGTCGTCTTGATGCGATCCTGGTCGATCGTCTGGCCGCGCTGGATCTGGTGAAGAAAACCGGCAACACCATGGCGGTAGCGGGCCCGGCCTTCTCCCGTCAGGAGTCAGGCGTGGCGCTGCGTAAGGGCAATGACGATCTGCTGAAGGCGATCGATCAGGCCATCGCCGAGATGCAGAAAGATGGTTCGCTGAGCAAACTGTCACAGAAATGGTTTGGCGCGGACGTGACTAAATAA
- a CDS encoding D-cysteine desulfhydrase yields the protein MSLQSFIPFPKLELLGAPTPLEHLPRFSDFLGRDIFIKRDDLTPMALGGNKLRKLEYLAADALRQGADVLLTAGAIQSNHVRQTAAVAAKLGLKCVALLENPLATSADNYLHNGNRLLLDLLDAEIVMVNALHDPQAQLEEEATRLEAQGFRPYVVPVGGSNALGALGYIECAQEIAHQSEGVVDFAAVVVASGSAGTHAGLAVGLEQLLPESELIGVTVSRKADEQRPKVALIQQQLAQSMNLTSQAPIVLWDDYFAPRYGEPNEEGMEAIKLLARLEGIFLDPVYTGKAMAGLIDGIRQQRFRREGPLLFIHTGGAPALFAYHPSV from the coding sequence TTGTCCTTACAATCCTTTATTCCTTTCCCCAAGCTGGAACTGCTCGGCGCCCCAACGCCCTTAGAGCATCTGCCGCGATTTTCCGATTTCCTTGGCCGTGATATTTTCATCAAACGTGACGACCTGACGCCGATGGCGCTGGGCGGCAACAAGCTGCGCAAGCTGGAATATCTGGCCGCCGACGCGCTGCGTCAGGGTGCCGATGTGCTGCTCACCGCCGGTGCTATTCAGTCAAATCATGTTCGCCAGACCGCCGCCGTAGCCGCAAAGCTGGGGCTGAAGTGCGTCGCGCTGCTGGAAAACCCGCTGGCAACTTCCGCCGATAACTACCTGCACAACGGTAACCGCCTGCTGCTCGATCTGCTGGATGCTGAAATCGTGATGGTGAATGCCCTGCACGATCCGCAGGCGCAGCTGGAGGAAGAAGCCACGCGCCTTGAAGCACAGGGTTTTCGCCCTTATGTTGTACCGGTTGGCGGCTCTAATGCGCTGGGCGCGCTGGGCTACATCGAGTGCGCGCAGGAGATCGCCCATCAGAGCGAAGGCGTGGTCGATTTTGCCGCCGTGGTGGTCGCCTCGGGCAGCGCAGGTACTCACGCCGGGCTGGCGGTGGGCCTGGAACAACTGCTGCCGGAAAGCGAGCTAATTGGCGTGACGGTTTCGCGCAAAGCTGATGAACAGCGGCCGAAAGTGGCGCTGATTCAACAGCAGCTGGCGCAGTCGATGAACCTCACCAGCCAGGCGCCAATCGTCTTATGGGATGACTATTTTGCCCCGCGCTACGGCGAGCCAAATGAAGAGGGCATGGAGGCGATCAAACTGCTGGCGCGGCTCGAAGGCATCTTCCTCGATCCGGTTTACACCGGCAAGGCGATGGCCGGGCTGATCGACGGTATTCGTCAACAGCGCTTTCGCCGCGAAGGCCCGCTGCTGTTTATTCATACCGGCGGTGCGCCTGCGTTATTTGCTTATCACCCTTCGGTCTAA
- a CDS encoding flagellin, producing the protein MAVINTNILSLSTQNNLNKSQSALGTAIERLSSGLRINSAKDDAAGQAIANRMSSNIRGMNQASRNANDGISMAQTAEGALNEINTNLQRVRELAVQANNGTNTTTDLSSLQDEVKARLDEIDRVAGQTTFNGTKLLDGSAGTGGKVSIQVGANDKETITLDLSGAKADTTTLGVNAVDLKTPSDTVLKTIDDAIAKVDTARSGLGAVQNRFESTINNLNNTSTNLSAAQSRIQDADYATEVSNMSRAQILQQAGTNVLSKANQVPQGVLSLLQG; encoded by the coding sequence ATGGCCGTTATCAATACTAACATTCTGTCTCTGTCTACTCAGAACAACCTGAACAAATCTCAGTCCGCTCTGGGCACTGCGATTGAGCGTCTTTCTTCTGGTCTGCGTATCAACAGCGCGAAAGACGATGCTGCTGGTCAGGCGATTGCCAACCGTATGAGTTCTAACATCCGCGGCATGAACCAGGCTTCACGTAATGCCAACGACGGTATCTCAATGGCGCAGACTGCTGAAGGCGCACTGAACGAGATCAACACCAACTTACAGCGCGTTCGTGAGCTGGCTGTTCAGGCTAACAACGGTACCAACACCACTACCGACCTCTCTTCACTGCAGGATGAAGTTAAAGCGCGTCTGGACGAGATTGACCGTGTTGCTGGTCAGACTACTTTCAACGGCACCAAACTGCTGGACGGTTCTGCTGGTACTGGTGGTAAAGTCTCTATTCAGGTTGGCGCAAACGACAAAGAAACCATCACTCTGGACCTGTCAGGCGCTAAAGCTGACACCACAACTCTGGGTGTGAACGCTGTTGACCTGAAAACGCCAAGCGACACCGTACTGAAAACTATCGATGATGCAATCGCTAAAGTCGATACCGCTCGTAGCGGCCTGGGTGCGGTACAGAACCGTTTTGAGTCAACTATCAACAACCTGAACAACACGTCGACTAACCTGTCTGCTGCACAGTCTCGTATTCAGGATGCTGACTACGCCACTGAAGTTTCAAACATGTCACGTGCTCAGATTCTGCAACAGGCTGGTACTAACGTACTGTCTAAAGCGAACCAGGTTCCACAGGGCGTGCTGTCTCTGCTGCAGGGCTAA
- the fliD gene encoding flagellar filament capping protein FliD, whose product MAAISNLGVGSNLDLSSLYDKLEAAEKSKLTTITTQQTNSQSKLTALGKLQSSLQSLQTATTALAKVDTFNATAVTSTNTAFSATTASSAVVGSYSVSVSQIASAQTLVSGSLASNTAPLGATTGGTRTLSIQQGSGTPITLTLTDDQTSLANVVKAINTSGANVAATTIKGSDGNYHLLLSSKATGTSNDMTISVSGDDTLQAAIGYSAGGSSNGMSVQTASKNAKLEVNGIAIESASNTVNGAPEGVTLTLKSATTAPENLEVSRSVDSVKTAIKNFVTAYNNVNAVIASATKYTPVAKGDDQASNNGALLGDNTVRTVQARLRSLISSPQSGGSVAILAQLGITQDPTVNPDGSTGNLVIDDTKLTKALNETPQAVTQFFVGDGKTSGLSTQLGTSLTDMLSTSVGKEGLMKNATDGINSKLDLLGDRYEAMQDRIDATMARYKAQFTQLDAFMSKMNATSSYLTQQFSSSSDSK is encoded by the coding sequence ATGGCCGCCATTAGTAACCTGGGCGTAGGTTCCAACCTTGATCTGAGTTCTTTGTATGACAAGTTAGAGGCTGCTGAAAAGTCCAAGCTAACGACAATTACCACTCAACAGACAAATTCCCAAAGCAAATTAACCGCTTTGGGTAAATTGCAAAGCTCATTACAGAGCCTGCAAACGGCAACAACGGCATTGGCTAAAGTCGATACCTTTAATGCGACTGCGGTAACCAGTACCAATACGGCATTCAGCGCGACTACCGCCAGCTCTGCCGTTGTCGGGAGCTATTCAGTTTCGGTAAGCCAGATTGCCTCCGCACAGACGCTGGTGTCGGGCTCACTGGCCAGTAATACGGCACCGCTGGGCGCCACCACCGGCGGCACCCGCACGCTGTCCATTCAACAGGGCAGCGGTACACCGATTACGCTGACGTTAACCGATGATCAGACGTCATTAGCTAACGTAGTTAAAGCCATTAATACCAGCGGTGCCAACGTTGCCGCCACCACTATCAAAGGCAGCGACGGCAACTATCATCTGTTGCTATCGTCCAAAGCAACCGGTACTTCAAATGATATGACAATCAGCGTATCAGGCGACGATACCTTGCAGGCGGCCATCGGCTACAGCGCTGGCGGCAGCAGCAATGGCATGAGCGTACAGACGGCATCAAAAAATGCCAAACTGGAAGTAAACGGCATTGCCATTGAGAGTGCCAGCAACACGGTAAACGGCGCGCCGGAAGGCGTAACGCTAACCCTGAAATCGGCCACCACCGCACCGGAAAATCTTGAGGTAAGTCGCTCGGTTGACTCAGTAAAAACCGCGATCAAGAACTTTGTCACTGCCTATAACAACGTTAACGCCGTCATTGCCAGCGCAACCAAATATACCCCGGTTGCCAAAGGAGATGATCAGGCGTCAAACAATGGCGCCCTGCTGGGTGATAACACGGTTCGCACCGTGCAGGCACGTTTACGCAGTCTGATTTCCAGCCCGCAGAGTGGCGGTTCAGTGGCAATCCTGGCACAGCTGGGCATTACCCAGGATCCTACGGTTAACCCAGACGGTTCTACGGGCAATCTGGTGATTGATGACACCAAGCTGACCAAGGCGCTGAATGAGACACCGCAGGCCGTTACGCAGTTCTTTGTTGGTGATGGTAAAACCTCCGGTCTGAGTACCCAGTTAGGCACGTCCTTAACTGACATGCTCAGCACCAGCGTTGGTAAAGAAGGCTTGATGAAAAATGCCACCGACGGCATTAACAGCAAGCTGGATCTACTGGGCGATCGCTATGAAGCGATGCAGGACCGTATTGATGCCACGATGGCGCGTTATAAAGCGCAATTTACACAACTTGATGCGTTTATGTCCAAGATGAATGCAACATCAAGTTATTTGACCCAGCAGTTTAGCTCAAGTTCTGACTCAAAATAG
- the fliZ gene encoding flagella biosynthesis regulatory protein FliZ → MGTRTKTRPLSRYLKDYKHSQTNCSHCDKVLDRMALVFRGQIINKEAIARMDQPIDDLVWMKLQNELTALCRFCSDIFCNTHPNYFDIMAFKQYLFEETEMSHSTIREYVVRLRRLDDMLKAKNFPPERLSGNSWHECLEQDLPDAGNNNYRIALRKYDQFLGWQRA, encoded by the coding sequence ATGGGAACCAGAACAAAAACAAGACCGTTAAGCCGTTACTTGAAAGACTACAAACACAGCCAGACCAACTGTTCACATTGTGACAAAGTGCTGGATCGTATGGCGCTGGTGTTTCGTGGCCAGATCATTAACAAAGAAGCCATTGCCCGGATGGATCAGCCGATCGACGATCTGGTGTGGATGAAATTGCAGAATGAGCTGACCGCGCTGTGCCGTTTTTGCAGCGATATTTTCTGCAACACGCACCCTAACTATTTCGACATCATGGCGTTCAAACAGTATCTGTTTGAAGAGACCGAGATGAGCCACAGCACCATTCGTGAGTATGTGGTTCGCCTGCGTCGTCTTGACGACATGTTGAAAGCGAAAAACTTTCCGCCAGAACGACTCAGCGGCAACAGCTGGCATGAGTGTCTTGAGCAGGATTTGCCCGATGCGGGGAACAATAACTACCGTATCGCGCTGCGTAAGTATGACCAGTTTTTAGGCTGGCAGCGCGCTTAG
- a CDS encoding HNH endonuclease signature motif containing protein, translated as MRFNNDLLPGALLSFEEIAQRYAEKYPDEKELTARGLLSPSTSNRSMVIRAIFANEESNSPLDELLFVANDNERKNYLRRLEHYLQQQLPFLYLRRGEAERRDNLWRIMGESRVYAMLDPASAAAQNLFTSRGYTLSIMRYEGEEAYWQLYDAQAHACFPQSRRIQFIVVLQSPLLKVPAAVMPGTQVGRRVKARLWQRASQTAFAEAVRARYGACVITGTPLTANPLTPWVEACHIDTRENEEGFLADNNVDNGLFLRSDLQRLFNNKLLSIHADSGEVSIASADATENKLSEFYQQISGKPCQLWHLVPATTRERLRRLR; from the coding sequence ATGCGCTTTAATAACGACTTATTACCCGGCGCGTTGCTCAGCTTTGAGGAGATTGCGCAGCGCTATGCCGAAAAATACCCGGATGAGAAAGAGCTGACGGCGCGCGGCCTGCTGAGCCCGTCAACCAGCAACCGCAGCATGGTCATCCGCGCTATTTTCGCCAACGAAGAGAGCAACAGCCCGCTGGATGAGCTGCTGTTCGTGGCCAACGACAACGAACGCAAAAACTACCTGCGACGGCTGGAGCACTATCTGCAGCAGCAGCTGCCATTCCTCTATTTACGCCGCGGTGAGGCGGAGCGACGTGACAACCTGTGGCGGATCATGGGTGAAAGTCGGGTCTACGCCATGCTCGATCCCGCGTCGGCGGCGGCACAGAACTTGTTTACCAGCCGCGGTTACACGCTGTCGATCATGCGTTACGAAGGCGAAGAGGCGTACTGGCAGCTTTATGATGCGCAGGCGCACGCCTGTTTCCCGCAGTCGCGGCGCATTCAGTTCATCGTGGTGCTGCAAAGCCCGCTGCTGAAGGTGCCGGCAGCGGTGATGCCCGGTACGCAGGTAGGACGTCGCGTCAAGGCACGGCTGTGGCAGCGTGCCAGCCAGACGGCATTCGCTGAGGCGGTAAGGGCGCGCTATGGCGCCTGCGTCATCACCGGCACGCCATTGACCGCCAATCCGCTAACGCCGTGGGTCGAAGCGTGCCATATCGATACGCGGGAAAATGAAGAGGGGTTTCTGGCAGATAATAATGTTGATAACGGCCTGTTCTTACGTAGTGACCTACAGCGACTATTTAACAATAAATTGTTAAGCATTCATGCTGATTCTGGCGAAGTTTCCATCGCTTCGGCTGACGCGACAGAAAATAAACTCAGTGAGTTTTATCAACAGATTAGCGGCAAGCCTTGCCAGCTCTGGCATCTTGTTCCGGCCACCACCCGCGAGCGCCTGCGCCGCCTGCGTTAA
- a CDS encoding acyltransferase family protein: MNNGKTEEILWINTLKGACILLVVLYHVVLPGFAGTLKSLSAGSLPAELWVTFNTVLSPLRMPAFFFVSGLLAANGIVNRPWKNVFTSRITNLFYLYILWSFIQWMSIYGISTEITGQRISQNLNASYAGSLLEFIKLTFLAMTTSWYLYGLALYFLVAKIFRRQPLILLLLAVALNYLSVERVIPFWGPQSVGQYFVYFLLGAYWSNTMLKLSEWRRENIVPWAALAVLAGVHMLFGLDKSLFMCVLTILASVALCRYLNARFNMSALNWVGKNTLQIYVIHRIFIEFFGMSAILFAQRHGLFEIPLFAFLWASLYPLLMVVLCVVCSVGVWTLTNRGLGKSLFIFPTLIGIKKKA; encoded by the coding sequence ATGAATAACGGTAAAACAGAAGAGATTCTGTGGATTAATACGCTTAAAGGCGCCTGTATATTATTAGTGGTGCTTTATCATGTGGTCTTGCCCGGCTTTGCCGGTACGCTGAAATCGCTTAGCGCGGGTAGCCTGCCAGCCGAGCTGTGGGTCACGTTCAACACTGTGCTGTCGCCGCTGCGCATGCCTGCCTTCTTCTTTGTTTCCGGCCTGCTGGCGGCAAACGGCATCGTCAACCGTCCTTGGAAAAATGTCTTTACCAGCCGTATTACCAATCTGTTCTATCTCTATATTTTATGGAGCTTTATTCAGTGGATGTCGATATACGGCATTTCTACAGAAATAACCGGCCAGCGTATTTCTCAGAACCTTAATGCTTCTTATGCCGGTTCGCTGCTTGAGTTTATTAAACTCACCTTTTTAGCCATGACTACCTCCTGGTATTTATATGGTTTAGCGCTTTATTTCCTCGTGGCCAAGATTTTCCGTCGCCAACCGTTAATATTACTCTTGCTTGCGGTGGCACTTAATTACCTGTCGGTAGAGCGGGTTATTCCTTTCTGGGGGCCGCAGAGCGTCGGACAATATTTTGTCTACTTCCTGCTGGGCGCCTACTGGAGCAACACCATGCTGAAACTCAGCGAATGGCGACGTGAGAATATCGTGCCCTGGGCCGCGCTGGCGGTGTTAGCCGGTGTTCACATGCTGTTCGGCCTGGATAAGAGTTTGTTTATGTGCGTGTTGACCATTCTGGCTAGCGTGGCGCTGTGCCGCTATCTTAACGCCCGCTTTAACATGTCGGCCCTCAACTGGGTCGGCAAAAATACGCTGCAGATCTACGTTATCCACCGCATCTTTATCGAGTTTTTTGGCATGTCGGCGATCCTGTTCGCTCAGCGCCACGGGTTGTTCGAGATACCGCTGTTCGCCTTCCTGTGGGCCAGTCTCTATCCGTTGCTGATGGTGGTGCTCTGCGTAGTCTGTTCGGTGGGCGTCTGGACGCTGACTAACCGCGGACTGGGGAAATCGTTGTTTATATTCCCGACGCTGATTGGCATAAAGAAGAAAGCCTAA
- the tcyL gene encoding cystine ABC transporter permease translates to MQESIQLVLDSAPFLLKGALFTLQLSIGGMFFGLVLGFVLALMRLSRFWPVNWLARIYVSIFRGTPLIAQLFMIYYGLPQFGIELDPIPSAMIGLSLNTAAYASESLRGAIASIERGQWEAASSIGMTSWQTLRRVILPQAARTALPPLGNSFISLVKDTSLAATIQVPELFRQAQLITSRTLEVFTMYLAASLIYWVMATLLSALQNRLENHVNRQDRESK, encoded by the coding sequence ATGCAAGAAAGTATTCAACTGGTGCTGGATTCAGCACCTTTTTTATTAAAAGGGGCGCTGTTTACCCTGCAGCTGAGCATCGGCGGCATGTTTTTCGGCCTGGTGCTCGGCTTTGTGCTGGCGCTGATGCGCCTGTCACGCTTCTGGCCCGTTAACTGGCTGGCACGCATTTATGTTTCCATCTTTCGTGGTACGCCGCTGATCGCTCAGCTGTTTATGATCTATTACGGCCTGCCGCAGTTTGGCATCGAACTGGATCCCATCCCGTCGGCGATGATTGGCCTGTCGCTGAATACCGCGGCCTACGCCTCGGAATCGCTGCGCGGCGCTATCGCGTCTATTGAGCGTGGACAGTGGGAAGCGGCGTCCAGCATCGGCATGACCTCATGGCAGACACTGCGTCGGGTCATCCTGCCGCAGGCGGCACGCACCGCGTTACCGCCGCTGGGCAACAGCTTTATCAGCCTGGTGAAAGATACCTCGCTGGCGGCCACCATTCAGGTGCCGGAGCTGTTTCGTCAGGCGCAGCTGATCACCTCGCGCACGCTGGAGGTATTCACCATGTATCTGGCCGCCTCGCTGATTTACTGGGTGATGGCGACGCTGCTTTCTGCCCTGCAAAACCGGCTGGAAAACCACGTTAATCGTCAGGATCGGGAGTCAAAATGA
- the fliS gene encoding flagellar export chaperone FliS — protein sequence MYNQSGAAAYARVGLESAVMSADHDQLVTMLFDGALSALVRARLFMLENDIQQKGAALTKAINIIENGLKHGLEENSGDELTDNMMALYAYMVRRLLQANLHNDTAAVEEVEGLLRNIADAWKQSLDPATFQDAV from the coding sequence ATGTATAACCAGTCAGGGGCCGCCGCCTATGCTCGCGTCGGCCTGGAAAGTGCCGTGATGAGCGCCGATCACGATCAGCTCGTTACTATGCTTTTCGATGGCGCACTGAGTGCGCTGGTCCGTGCGCGCCTGTTTATGCTGGAAAATGATATCCAGCAGAAAGGTGCTGCCCTTACCAAGGCCATCAATATTATCGAAAATGGTCTTAAACATGGTTTAGAAGAAAACAGCGGCGACGAACTGACGGACAACATGATGGCGTTATATGCCTATATGGTGCGCCGTCTGTTACAGGCTAATCTGCATAACGATACGGCGGCAGTGGAAGAAGTTGAAGGCCTGTTGCGTAATATCGCCGATGCATGGAAACAATCGTTGGATCCCGCCACCTTCCAGGACGCTGTCTAA
- the fliB gene encoding flagellin lysine-N-methylase: protein MKTLTLFEPQFVEKFACVGSACPEHCCGGWNIQLDKKSANRYLQAKRIDIRALATEHISVTKKSVANWAQIKLDASGQCGFLDEKKLCKIHAGLGASALSHTCSTYPRVSIQKRRDEFNTLTLSCPEAARLLLTHPDGMQVQEKQLLRQLFNSAPEYQDAEKLLNLMCSLLMAKCGVQVEQGLYAIALLCLKLDKVSLDNADDVAQLENTFLALSDSLEKGEVVAHMHAIEPHYLLHYALLNNMQHFIQLRPGSRGFATFSRYLQLLNLDALQDQDDASKSQLMAENSLLWQQKVLPLLQDSPWLIGNYFQYRIYHDRFPSLTSREPLSALYLLTSEWLMIKNLLVAQVKSTGELSQDDVVNIIYSFHSLTKHNKQASDNFYMHIDAFKMNDNISLLHLLK from the coding sequence GTGAAAACCTTAACGTTATTTGAACCGCAATTCGTTGAGAAATTTGCCTGTGTGGGTTCGGCTTGTCCTGAGCATTGTTGTGGCGGCTGGAATATTCAGCTGGATAAAAAATCGGCTAATCGTTATTTGCAGGCGAAGCGTATCGATATCCGCGCGCTGGCGACTGAACATATCAGCGTCACCAAAAAAAGCGTGGCTAACTGGGCGCAGATTAAACTGGATGCCTCTGGCCAGTGTGGCTTTCTGGATGAGAAAAAGCTTTGCAAAATTCATGCGGGTTTAGGCGCTTCCGCCCTGAGCCATACCTGTTCCACTTATCCGCGCGTCTCTATACAAAAGCGTCGTGATGAGTTTAATACCCTGACCTTATCCTGTCCGGAAGCGGCGCGCCTGCTACTCACTCATCCTGATGGCATGCAGGTTCAGGAGAAGCAGCTGCTGCGGCAGTTGTTTAACAGCGCACCTGAATATCAGGATGCGGAAAAATTACTTAATCTGATGTGCTCGTTGTTGATGGCGAAATGTGGTGTGCAGGTCGAGCAGGGACTTTATGCCATCGCGCTACTCTGCCTGAAGCTGGATAAGGTTTCGCTGGATAATGCTGATGATGTTGCGCAGCTGGAAAACACGTTCCTGGCGCTGAGCGACTCACTGGAGAAGGGTGAGGTGGTGGCGCATATGCACGCTATTGAGCCACACTACCTGCTGCATTATGCGCTACTGAATAATATGCAGCATTTTATTCAACTTCGGCCGGGCTCGCGCGGTTTTGCCACCTTCAGCCGTTATCTTCAACTGTTGAATCTTGATGCTTTGCAGGATCAGGATGATGCCAGCAAGAGCCAGCTGATGGCCGAAAACAGTCTGTTATGGCAGCAGAAGGTTTTACCGCTTCTGCAGGACTCACCCTGGCTGATCGGCAACTATTTCCAGTATCGTATTTATCACGATCGCTTTCCTTCCCTGACGAGTCGTGAACCGCTCTCGGCACTCTATTTGTTAACCTCTGAATGGTTGATGATTAAGAATTTGCTGGTGGCACAGGTTAAAAGCACTGGCGAGCTGAGCCAGGATGATGTGGTCAATATTATTTATAGCTTTCACTCTCTGACCAAGCATAACAAGCAGGCCAGCGATAATTTCTACATGCATATTGATGCATTTAAAATGAATGACAACATCTCCCTGTTGCACCTGCTGAAATAG
- the tcyN gene encoding L-cystine ABC transporter ATP-binding protein TcyN translates to MSAIEVSKLVKKFNGQTVLHGIDLQVARGEVVAIIGPSGSGKTTLLRSINLLEQPDGGTIRVGDITVNAEQSLNKQKEQVRRLRQQVGFVFQNFNLFPHRSVLENIIEGPVIVKGEPKAEAIARARELLLKVGLQGKEESYPRRLSGGQQQRVAIARALAMRPEVILFDEPTSALDPELVGEVLNTIRSLAEEKRTLVIVTHEMSFARDVADRAIFMDQGKIVEQGAAKMLFSQPQETRTKQFLEKFLNN, encoded by the coding sequence ATGAGTGCCATTGAAGTCAGTAAGCTGGTCAAGAAATTCAATGGCCAGACGGTGCTGCACGGCATCGATCTGCAGGTGGCGCGTGGTGAAGTGGTGGCGATTATCGGGCCGAGCGGCTCCGGCAAAACCACGCTATTGCGCAGCATTAATCTGCTGGAGCAGCCCGACGGCGGCACCATTCGCGTCGGTGATATCACCGTTAACGCGGAGCAATCGCTGAACAAGCAGAAAGAGCAGGTGCGACGTTTGCGTCAGCAGGTGGGCTTTGTGTTCCAGAACTTCAATCTGTTCCCGCACCGCTCGGTGCTTGAAAACATCATTGAAGGCCCGGTGATTGTGAAAGGTGAACCCAAAGCGGAGGCGATCGCCCGGGCGCGCGAGCTGCTGCTGAAGGTTGGCCTGCAGGGCAAAGAGGAGAGCTATCCGCGGCGGCTTTCTGGCGGTCAACAGCAGCGCGTGGCGATTGCCCGTGCGCTGGCGATGCGGCCGGAGGTGATTCTGTTTGATGAGCCAACCTCGGCGCTGGATCCGGAGCTGGTGGGCGAGGTGTTAAACACCATTCGTTCACTGGCGGAAGAGAAGCGCACTCTGGTGATCGTGACCCATGAAATGAGCTTTGCTCGCGACGTGGCCGATCGGGCAATCTTTATGGATCAGGGCAAGATTGTGGAGCAGGGCGCAGCAAAAATGCTGTTCTCACAGCCGCAGGAAACCCGTACCAAACAATTCCTCGAGAAATTCCTCAATAATTAA